A section of the Pseudomonas flavescens genome encodes:
- a CDS encoding Tim44 domain-containing protein has translation MQRFLSIALVVCLGLSFSLTADAKRMGGGKSFGSAPSHQTRQATPPSQPNANAAAPGRTPAAASGASRWLGPLAGLAAGGLLASMFMGDGFEGLQIMDMLIFGLIAFLLFRFLAARRQKQQPNVAAAGGAPFQREAHGQPQPAQPSIFGGSSAAAIKPVINAPAWFNEQSFINAGREHFLSLQQHWDANEMDKIAEFVTPQLLEFLKRERADLGDGFQSTYIDNLDVQLDGVDDHADKTIATLTFSGVSKTSRFDQGEVFSESWRLERATGDNQPWLVAGIRQNG, from the coding sequence ATGCAGCGTTTCCTCAGTATTGCCCTGGTAGTTTGTCTGGGCCTGTCCTTTAGCTTGACTGCCGACGCCAAGCGTATGGGCGGTGGCAAATCCTTCGGCTCCGCGCCGAGCCACCAGACTCGCCAAGCCACACCTCCATCCCAGCCCAACGCCAACGCAGCTGCACCTGGCCGTACTCCGGCTGCCGCCAGTGGTGCTTCGCGCTGGCTCGGCCCGCTGGCTGGCCTGGCCGCCGGTGGCCTGCTGGCTTCGATGTTCATGGGTGACGGCTTCGAAGGCCTGCAGATCATGGACATGCTGATCTTCGGCCTGATCGCCTTCCTGTTGTTCCGCTTCCTGGCCGCTCGTCGCCAGAAGCAGCAGCCGAACGTAGCGGCTGCCGGTGGCGCTCCCTTCCAGCGTGAAGCCCATGGCCAGCCGCAGCCGGCTCAGCCGTCGATCTTCGGTGGTAGCAGCGCTGCTGCGATCAAGCCGGTGATCAACGCACCGGCCTGGTTCAACGAGCAGAGCTTCATCAATGCTGGTCGCGAGCACTTCCTGAGCCTGCAACAGCACTGGGACGCGAACGAGATGGACAAGATCGCCGAGTTCGTGACCCCGCAACTGCTGGAGTTCCTCAAGCGCGAGCGCGCCGATCTGGGTGATGGCTTCCAGTCCACCTACATCGACAACCTCGACGTGCAGCTGGACGGTGTCGACGACCACGCCGACAAGACCATCGCCACCCTGACCTTCAGCGGTGTATCGAAGACCTCGCGCTTCGACCAGGGCGAAGTCTTCAGCGAAAGCTGGCGCCTCGAGCGCGCGACTGGCGACAACCAGCCCTGGCTGGTGGCCGGTATCCGCCAGAACGGCTGA
- a CDS encoding tetratricopeptide repeat protein has translation MKRTLLSFALLPLFSVAAHAAPQPCDSVSLCNSAGTAAYQAGRYDEAADAFERQLRRAEQADDAAARELALNNLVVTSLRLQQPGQARAWLNLALDDGMQGTATRHNLRSVSAALNYQALGASLEGRYLRYAGAAVWSSLDITRQPDGSYRASFSPLRAGGKVEEYGPAAIGNLQGALQGEKAYFLLTAADLPRGCAVELFHEGLDMRVLEVFDPQCQQYGGAGISVAGDYLKVSAEPQQQER, from the coding sequence ATGAAGCGCACTCTTCTTTCCTTTGCCCTGCTGCCACTGTTCTCCGTCGCGGCCCATGCCGCGCCACAGCCCTGTGACAGCGTCAGCCTGTGCAACTCGGCCGGTACCGCAGCCTATCAGGCCGGACGTTACGATGAGGCTGCAGACGCCTTCGAGCGCCAATTGCGACGCGCCGAACAGGCTGACGACGCGGCCGCCCGCGAGCTGGCGCTGAACAATCTGGTCGTGACCAGTCTGCGTCTCCAGCAGCCGGGCCAGGCAAGGGCCTGGTTGAACCTGGCACTGGACGACGGCATGCAGGGCACGGCCACTCGCCACAACCTGCGTTCGGTGTCCGCCGCGCTGAACTACCAGGCCCTCGGCGCCAGCCTGGAGGGGCGCTATCTGCGCTATGCCGGAGCAGCGGTGTGGAGCAGCCTGGACATCACCCGCCAGCCGGACGGCAGCTACCGTGCATCCTTCTCCCCGCTGCGTGCCGGCGGCAAGGTCGAAGAGTACGGCCCTGCTGCCATCGGTAATCTGCAGGGCGCGTTGCAAGGCGAGAAAGCCTATTTCCTGCTGACCGCAGCCGACCTGCCCAGAGGCTGCGCCGTGGAGCTGTTTCACGAAGGGCTGGATATGCGCGTGCTGGAAGTCTTCGACCCGCAATGCCAGCAATACGGCGGCGCGGGCATCAGTGTGGCGGGTGACTATCTGAAGGTGAGCGCCGAGCCGCAGCAGCAGGAACGCTGA
- the ybaL gene encoding YbaL family putative K(+) efflux transporter yields the protein MPHHTPLIATIAAGFVLAYLFGSLANRLRLSPLVGYLLAGVIVGPFTPGFVADKELSHEISEIGVILLMFGVGLHFSLKDLMSVKHIAIPGAVVQIAVATAMGMGLSWAMGWGWGAGLVFGLALSVASTVVLLRALEERQLIDTRRGKIAVGWLIVEDLVMVLALVLLPALSGVLGGIPQGDGSSSIGMQLLITLGKVTAFVALMVVVGRRVIPWLLERSAGTGSRELFTLAVLAIAMGIAYGSAQLFGVSFALGAFFAGMILNESEYSHKAAEDSLPLRDAFAVLFFVSVGMLFNPAILLEQPLLVLGTFLVIVLGKSLAAMLIVLAFRKPLSTALTISVSLAQIGEFSFILIGLGIGLNLVPEAGRDLVLAGAILSILCNPLLFLLIDRLQPWLDRREHTTPADQVSAADSEDNDLHPISEVGHAILIGHGRVGSRISKRLRGEGVPLVIIDDNRTRAQELREEGFSVVLGNAASTHVLELANVAQARWLMIAIPNSLEAGQIALHGRQANAGLDIIARAHFDDEVDYLREHNADLVVMGEREIARVMFERLGLQAPAPIAQ from the coding sequence ATGCCTCACCACACACCTCTGATTGCGACAATCGCCGCCGGCTTCGTGCTGGCCTACCTGTTCGGCAGCCTGGCCAACCGCCTGCGCCTGTCGCCACTGGTAGGCTATCTGCTCGCTGGCGTAATCGTCGGCCCTTTCACACCCGGCTTCGTTGCCGACAAGGAGCTGTCCCACGAAATCTCCGAGATCGGCGTCATCCTGCTGATGTTCGGCGTGGGCCTGCACTTCTCTCTGAAAGACCTGATGTCGGTCAAACACATCGCCATTCCTGGTGCCGTGGTACAGATCGCCGTGGCCACGGCAATGGGCATGGGCCTGTCCTGGGCGATGGGCTGGGGCTGGGGCGCCGGCCTGGTGTTCGGCCTGGCGCTGTCGGTGGCCAGTACCGTGGTGCTGCTGCGCGCGCTCGAGGAACGCCAACTGATCGATACCCGCCGCGGCAAGATCGCCGTGGGCTGGCTGATCGTCGAAGATCTGGTGATGGTCCTGGCCCTGGTACTGCTGCCGGCACTGTCCGGTGTGCTCGGTGGCATTCCCCAGGGCGACGGATCCAGCAGCATCGGCATGCAGTTGCTGATCACCCTCGGCAAGGTCACCGCCTTCGTCGCGCTGATGGTCGTGGTCGGGCGCCGGGTCATTCCCTGGCTGCTGGAGCGCAGCGCCGGTACCGGTTCGCGGGAGTTGTTCACCCTGGCCGTGCTGGCCATCGCCATGGGCATCGCCTACGGCTCGGCGCAGCTGTTCGGGGTGTCCTTCGCCCTTGGCGCCTTCTTCGCCGGGATGATCCTCAACGAGTCGGAGTACAGCCACAAGGCCGCCGAAGATTCGCTGCCGCTGCGCGACGCCTTTGCCGTGCTGTTCTTTGTGTCGGTGGGCATGCTGTTCAATCCGGCGATCCTGCTCGAGCAGCCACTGCTGGTCCTGGGCACCTTCCTGGTCATCGTGCTCGGCAAATCCCTGGCGGCGATGCTCATCGTGCTGGCGTTCCGCAAACCGCTGAGCACGGCGCTGACCATCTCGGTGAGCCTGGCGCAGATCGGTGAGTTCTCGTTCATCCTGATCGGCCTGGGCATCGGCCTGAATCTGGTGCCGGAAGCGGGCCGCGATCTGGTGCTGGCCGGCGCGATCCTGTCGATCCTCTGCAACCCGCTGCTGTTCCTGCTGATCGACCGCCTGCAGCCATGGCTGGATCGCCGCGAGCACACCACGCCGGCCGATCAGGTCAGCGCTGCGGACAGCGAAGACAATGACCTGCACCCGATCAGCGAAGTCGGCCACGCCATTCTCATCGGTCATGGCCGGGTAGGCAGCCGCATCAGCAAGCGCCTGCGTGGCGAGGGCGTGCCGCTGGTGATCATCGACGACAACCGAACCCGCGCCCAGGAACTGCGTGAAGAAGGCTTCAGCGTGGTGCTCGGTAACGCCGCGAGCACCCACGTGCTGGAACTGGCCAACGTCGCCCAGGCGCGCTGGCTGATGATCGCCATCCCCAACAGCCTGGAGGCCGGGCAGATCGCTCTGCATGGCCGTCAGGCGAATGCCGGGCTGGACATCATCGCCCGCGCTCACTTCGACGATGAAGTCGACTACCTGCGCGAACACAACGCCGACCTGGTGGTGATGGGCGAACGGGAAATCGCCCGGGTGATGTTCGAGCGCCTGGGGCTGCAAGCACCGGCGCCAATCGCACAGTAG
- a CDS encoding sensor histidine kinase, with translation MSSRSLRVALLTALLLAGLCLSAYLAERQAERHRLADAGQQAQEQLAAYAGALQTLIDRYRALPAVLALDPELKEALQSPLTPMLQHRLNLKLEATNTAAHSSTLQVMNADGLSIAASNWRLPTSYVGHDYSFRPYFSESRSQDTGRFYAVGVTSGIPGYFLSHAVRDDSGRFLGTVVVKLEFPSIEQAWSQSPHVLLVSDRQGISFIANRPAWRYRELRPISAGVRETLATTRQYDKKPLAPLNYRQRQSLADEGRLVRIDSPELAGDYLWETRALASEGWTLHLLRDTRSIADSTHTASLAAGGAWLALVLLGLVVHQRWRIARLRQRASDDLQALVEQRTAALRTAQDGLVQAAKLAALGQMSAALAHEINQPLTALQVHLGTLRMILADGELEEARQSLVRHEELLQRMAALAGHLKTYARKSPGGLRETLELGAVLDKALQLLEPRLRDVEVQIQRTPEQPAWVAGDAIRLEQVLVNLIRNALDAMQQSPAPRLAFELTLTDDHWSLHIDDSGAGIDAEALPQLFDPFFTTKPVGDGLGLGLAVSYAIVRELDGDLLATNRPEGGARFTLRLPAATAPQEFA, from the coding sequence ATGTCTTCCCGCTCTCTGCGCGTTGCCCTGCTGACTGCCTTGTTGCTGGCGGGCCTGTGCCTGTCCGCCTACCTGGCGGAGCGCCAGGCCGAACGCCATCGCCTCGCTGATGCCGGGCAACAGGCCCAGGAGCAACTGGCTGCCTACGCCGGCGCGCTGCAGACGCTGATCGACCGCTACCGCGCCTTGCCAGCGGTACTGGCGCTCGACCCCGAGCTGAAGGAAGCCCTGCAAAGCCCGCTCACGCCGATGCTGCAGCATCGCCTGAATCTCAAGCTGGAAGCCACCAATACGGCCGCACATTCCTCGACACTGCAGGTGATGAATGCCGATGGGCTGAGCATCGCCGCCAGCAATTGGCGACTGCCGACCAGCTATGTGGGTCATGACTACAGCTTCCGTCCGTACTTCAGCGAGTCGCGTAGCCAGGATACCGGGCGCTTTTATGCGGTGGGCGTGACCAGCGGCATCCCCGGGTACTTTCTGTCCCACGCGGTACGCGATGACAGTGGGCGGTTTCTCGGCACCGTGGTGGTCAAGCTGGAATTCCCCAGTATCGAGCAGGCCTGGAGCCAGAGTCCCCACGTGCTGTTGGTCAGCGACCGTCAGGGCATCAGTTTTATCGCCAACCGACCCGCCTGGCGCTACCGCGAGCTGCGACCGATCTCCGCAGGTGTGCGTGAAACGCTCGCCACTACCCGTCAGTACGACAAGAAACCCCTGGCGCCCTTGAATTACCGCCAACGCCAATCCCTGGCCGATGAGGGCCGCCTGGTACGCATCGACAGCCCGGAACTGGCCGGCGACTACCTGTGGGAAACCCGCGCCCTGGCAAGCGAGGGCTGGACGCTGCACCTGCTACGCGACACCCGCAGCATCGCCGACAGCACCCACACAGCCAGCCTGGCGGCCGGTGGTGCATGGCTGGCGCTGGTTCTGCTCGGCCTGGTGGTGCATCAACGCTGGCGCATCGCCCGCCTGCGTCAGCGTGCCAGTGACGACCTGCAGGCGTTGGTCGAACAGCGCACCGCAGCGCTGCGTACCGCCCAGGATGGCCTGGTACAGGCCGCCAAACTCGCCGCTCTGGGGCAGATGTCCGCCGCCCTGGCCCACGAGATCAATCAGCCATTGACCGCCCTGCAGGTGCACCTTGGCACCTTGCGCATGATCCTCGCGGATGGCGAACTGGAGGAAGCGCGCCAGTCTCTGGTCCGCCACGAAGAATTGCTGCAGCGCATGGCGGCGCTGGCTGGCCACCTGAAAACCTACGCCCGCAAGAGCCCCGGCGGCTTGCGCGAAACCCTCGAGCTGGGCGCCGTGCTCGACAAAGCCCTGCAACTCTTGGAGCCACGCCTGCGCGACGTCGAGGTACAGATCCAGCGCACGCCGGAGCAGCCGGCCTGGGTCGCCGGCGACGCGATACGCCTGGAACAGGTGCTGGTCAATCTGATCCGCAACGCCCTCGATGCGATGCAGCAGAGCCCGGCTCCACGCCTGGCATTCGAACTGACGCTCACGGACGATCACTGGTCGCTGCATATCGACGACAGCGGCGCGGGTATCGATGCCGAGGCCTTGCCGCAGTTGTTCGATCCATTCTTCACCACCAAACCGGTGGGCGATGGCCTGGGCCTCGGCCTGGCGGTGTCCTACGCCATCGTGCGTGAACTGGACGGCGACCTGCTGGCCACCAATCGTCCCGAGGGCGGCGCCCGTTTCACCCTGCGCCTGCCCGCTGCCACCGCCCCACAGGAGTTCGCATGA
- a CDS encoding acyl-CoA thioesterase, with translation MEPGNAQLTMTVLMTPDMANFSGNVHGGTLLKYLDEVAYACASRYAGRYVVTLSVDQVTFREPVHVGELVTFLASVNYTGRTSMEVGIKVVTENIRERSVRHTNSCFFTMVAVDENGKSTEVPPRQPQTSEEQRRFEQGHQRREIRQELENRYRALKGEG, from the coding sequence ATGGAACCCGGAAACGCCCAACTGACGATGACCGTTCTGATGACCCCGGACATGGCCAACTTTTCCGGCAATGTACACGGCGGCACACTGCTCAAGTACCTCGACGAAGTGGCCTATGCCTGCGCCAGCCGCTATGCCGGTCGCTACGTGGTGACCCTGTCGGTGGACCAGGTGACCTTTCGCGAACCGGTGCACGTCGGCGAGCTGGTGACCTTTCTGGCCTCGGTCAACTACACCGGCCGCACCTCCATGGAAGTCGGTATCAAGGTGGTCACCGAAAACATCCGCGAGCGCTCGGTGCGTCATACCAACAGTTGCTTCTTCACCATGGTGGCGGTCGACGAAAACGGCAAATCCACCGAAGTACCGCCCCGTCAACCGCAGACCTCGGAGGAACAGCGCCGTTTCGAACAGGGCCACCAGCGCCGCGAGATCCGCCAGGAGCTGGAAAATCGCTACCGAGCGCTCAAAGGCGAGGGATGA
- a CDS encoding DUF3301 domain-containing protein: MLTLGNLFILMLLAAAAAWLWHGHGIRERALTLVKQHCAKLDIELLDGNVAFQRFGIVRDGSGNRRFARVYGFEFTVTGEQRHGGRIVMFGARLGSIELDPYPFREPPAALPPTPAPAPAPAPRQSGQVIELQQWRRDHPTSRD; the protein is encoded by the coding sequence ATGTTGACCCTCGGCAACCTCTTCATCCTGATGCTTCTGGCCGCTGCGGCCGCCTGGCTGTGGCATGGCCACGGCATTCGCGAGCGTGCACTGACCCTGGTCAAGCAGCACTGCGCCAAGCTGGATATCGAGCTGCTCGATGGCAACGTCGCCTTCCAGCGTTTCGGCATCGTTCGCGATGGCAGTGGCAACCGCCGCTTCGCCCGGGTCTATGGCTTCGAGTTCACGGTCACCGGCGAACAGCGCCATGGCGGACGCATCGTCATGTTCGGCGCGCGCCTGGGCAGTATCGAGCTGGATCCCTATCCGTTCCGCGAACCACCGGCAGCACTGCCGCCGACACCCGCACCCGCACCCGCACCCGCACCACGGCAGTCTGGCCAGGTGATCGAGCTGCAGCAATGGCGCCGCGACCACCCCACTTCGCGGGACTGA
- a CDS encoding TRAP transporter substrate-binding protein produces MNRRNLFGAAVALLAAIGLAGCKEDTPAAGQSAAAAKAETFHWKMVTSWPKNYPGLGTGAERLAERINAMSAGRLTVKVYAAGELVPALEVFDAVSRGTAEMGHGTPYYWKGKVPAAQFFSSVPFGLSTLEMNAWLSKGGGQALWDETYAPYGVKPLSAGNTTMQMGGWYNKEINSLDDIKGLKIRMPGLGGEVWTKLGAITVNLPGGEIFTALQTHVIDATDWVSPYNDLAFGLHKAAKYYYFPGWQEPQAVVESMVNQKAFDSLPADLQAIVVEAARAATLDMMDDYVFHNAKSLAQLKEQGVAIKRFPDEVLAAMKRESQTVLEDLAGQNDLNGRIWKSMKTFQDEATPMGAVTEQELYNWR; encoded by the coding sequence ATGAACCGCCGTAACCTGTTCGGCGCCGCTGTGGCGCTGCTCGCTGCCATCGGCCTGGCCGGCTGCAAGGAAGACACCCCAGCGGCCGGGCAAAGCGCTGCCGCCGCGAAAGCCGAGACCTTCCACTGGAAGATGGTCACCTCCTGGCCGAAGAACTACCCGGGCCTGGGTACTGGCGCCGAGCGTCTGGCCGAACGCATCAATGCCATGAGCGCCGGGCGCCTGACCGTCAAGGTGTACGCCGCCGGTGAGCTGGTGCCGGCCCTGGAAGTGTTCGATGCAGTGTCCCGCGGCACCGCCGAAATGGGCCACGGCACGCCGTACTACTGGAAAGGCAAGGTTCCGGCGGCGCAGTTCTTCTCCTCGGTGCCGTTCGGCCTGTCGACCCTGGAAATGAATGCCTGGCTGAGCAAGGGCGGCGGTCAGGCCCTGTGGGACGAGACCTACGCACCCTATGGCGTGAAACCGCTGTCGGCGGGTAACACCACCATGCAGATGGGCGGCTGGTACAACAAGGAAATCAACTCCCTGGACGACATCAAGGGCCTGAAGATCCGCATGCCGGGCCTGGGTGGCGAAGTCTGGACCAAACTCGGCGCGATCACCGTCAACCTGCCCGGCGGCGAGATCTTCACCGCCCTGCAAACCCACGTGATCGATGCTACCGACTGGGTCAGCCCCTACAACGACCTGGCCTTCGGTCTGCACAAGGCAGCCAAGTACTACTACTTCCCGGGCTGGCAGGAACCGCAGGCCGTGGTCGAGTCCATGGTCAACCAGAAGGCCTTCGACAGCCTGCCTGCCGACCTGCAGGCCATCGTGGTCGAAGCCGCCCGCGCCGCGACGCTGGACATGATGGACGACTACGTCTTCCACAACGCCAAATCGCTGGCTCAGTTGAAGGAACAGGGCGTGGCGATCAAGCGCTTCCCCGATGAAGTGCTGGCGGCGATGAAGCGTGAGTCGCAGACCGTGCTCGAAGACCTGGCAGGCCAGAACGACCTCAACGGCCGCATCTGGAAATCCATGAAGACCTTCCAGGACGAAGCCACGCCGATGGGCGCCGTGACCGAGCAGGAGCTCTACAACTGGCGTTGA
- a CDS encoding cation:proton antiporter, with amino-acid sequence MHAISFIQDLAVIMLVAGVVTVLFHRFKQPVVLGYILAGFLIGPHTPPFGLIHDEETIRTLAELGVIFLMFCLGLEFSLRKLFNVGATAFIAAFLEIILMIWIGFEIGRYFGWSTMDSLFLGAILAISSTTIIIKALGDLKMKNERFAQLIFGVLIVEDILGIGIIALLSGIALSGSVETGEVFATVGKLSLFMIVALVIGIILVPRILAYVAKFESNEMLLVAVLGMCFGFCLLVVKLEYSMVLGAFLIGAIMAESRQLVQIERLVEPVRDMFSAIFFVAIGLLLDPNVLVEYAWPIAVITVAVIVGKVVSCSVGSFIAGNDGRTSLRVGMGLSQIGEFSFIIATLGMTLQVTSDFLYPVAVAVSVITTLTTPYLIRSADPLAVSLGKVMPQRVSRVFSLYGEWLRSIQPQGQGAILAGMIRKIVLQVLVNLAFVVAIFLGIAFFATQIGAWLAQWLDQENLRKAVIWGAALILSLPCLIAAYRKIKALSMLLAEMGVRQEKAGRHTARVRKVISEVIPLLSLVGIMVLLTALSSSILPSNDMLLLVGVVAAGVVAVLWRWFIRVHTRLQIALFETLDKPETPGHH; translated from the coding sequence ATGCATGCCATCAGCTTCATCCAGGATCTAGCGGTGATCATGCTGGTGGCCGGCGTGGTCACCGTACTGTTCCACCGCTTCAAGCAGCCGGTGGTGCTCGGTTACATCCTCGCCGGCTTCCTGATCGGCCCGCATACGCCGCCGTTCGGCCTGATCCACGATGAAGAGACCATTCGCACCCTCGCCGAACTGGGGGTGATTTTCCTGATGTTCTGCCTGGGGCTGGAGTTCAGCCTGCGCAAGTTGTTCAACGTCGGTGCCACGGCCTTCATCGCGGCGTTCCTGGAAATCATCCTGATGATCTGGATCGGTTTCGAGATCGGCCGCTATTTCGGCTGGAGCACCATGGATTCGCTGTTCCTCGGCGCGATCCTGGCGATTTCTTCGACGACCATCATCATCAAGGCGCTCGGCGACCTGAAGATGAAGAACGAGCGCTTCGCACAATTGATCTTCGGCGTGCTGATCGTCGAGGACATCCTCGGTATCGGCATCATCGCGCTGCTGTCCGGTATCGCCCTGAGCGGTAGCGTGGAAACCGGCGAGGTGTTCGCCACCGTCGGCAAGCTGTCGCTGTTCATGATCGTCGCCTTGGTCATCGGTATCATTCTGGTGCCGCGCATCCTCGCTTACGTGGCCAAGTTCGAAAGCAACGAGATGCTGTTGGTGGCAGTGCTGGGCATGTGTTTCGGTTTCTGCCTGCTGGTGGTCAAGCTCGAATACAGCATGGTGCTGGGCGCCTTCCTGATCGGCGCGATCATGGCCGAGTCGCGTCAGCTGGTGCAGATCGAGCGCCTGGTCGAACCGGTGCGCGACATGTTCAGTGCGATCTTCTTCGTTGCCATCGGCCTGCTGCTCGACCCCAATGTGCTGGTCGAATACGCCTGGCCGATCGCGGTGATCACCGTGGCCGTGATCGTCGGCAAGGTGGTCTCGTGCAGCGTGGGCTCCTTCATTGCCGGCAACGACGGGCGTACCTCCTTGCGCGTAGGTATGGGCCTGTCGCAGATCGGTGAGTTCTCTTTCATCATCGCCACCCTGGGCATGACCCTGCAGGTGACCAGCGACTTCCTCTACCCGGTAGCGGTGGCGGTATCGGTGATCACCACCCTGACCACGCCGTACCTGATCCGCTCGGCCGATCCCCTGGCGGTGAGCCTGGGCAAGGTCATGCCGCAGCGCGTATCGCGGGTGTTCTCGCTGTATGGCGAGTGGCTGCGCAGCATTCAGCCGCAAGGCCAGGGCGCGATCCTGGCGGGGATGATCCGCAAGATCGTCCTGCAGGTGCTGGTCAACCTGGCGTTCGTGGTGGCGATCTTCCTCGGCATCGCCTTCTTCGCCACGCAGATCGGCGCCTGGCTGGCCCAGTGGCTCGATCAGGAGAACCTGCGCAAGGCGGTGATCTGGGGCGCGGCGCTGATCCTGTCGCTGCCGTGCCTGATCGCGGCGTACCGCAAGATCAAGGCGCTCTCCATGCTGCTCGCCGAGATGGGCGTGCGCCAGGAGAAGGCCGGTCGTCATACGGCACGGGTGCGCAAGGTGATTTCCGAGGTGATTCCGCTGCTCTCGCTGGTCGGCATCATGGTGCTGCTGACCGCGCTGTCGTCGAGCATCCTGCCGTCCAACGACATGCTGCTGCTGGTCGGTGTCGTCGCCGCCGGTGTGGTGGCCGTGCTGTGGCGCTGGTTCATCCGCGTGCACACGCGCCTGCAGATCGCCCTGTTCGAAACGCTCGACAAGCCCGAGACCCCCGGGCATCACTGA
- a CDS encoding SMI1/KNR4 family protein, protein MEEVIEQLRELNEPVPVPLELPEEELLVEIEEQILINLPFELREFLLKVSDVVYGRLEPVTVTDPQSHTYLPEVASVAWSLGVSRELVPICEDNGNYYCVEQDGTVLLWDGEEEDLTDDSWDSVWHWVREVWLEE, encoded by the coding sequence GTGGAAGAAGTCATCGAACAACTGCGTGAACTGAACGAACCGGTGCCGGTACCTCTGGAGCTGCCGGAAGAAGAACTGCTGGTGGAGATCGAGGAACAGATCCTCATCAACCTGCCATTCGAGCTGCGCGAATTCCTGCTCAAGGTCAGCGACGTGGTCTATGGTCGCCTGGAGCCGGTCACGGTCACCGACCCGCAGTCGCACACCTACCTGCCGGAAGTGGCCTCGGTCGCCTGGTCACTGGGGGTCTCCCGTGAGCTGGTGCCGATCTGCGAAGACAACGGCAATTACTACTGCGTCGAACAGGACGGTACCGTGCTGCTGTGGGATGGCGAAGAAGAAGACCTCACCGACGACAGCTGGGACTCGGTATGGCATTGGGTACGTGAAGTCTGGCTGGAGGAGTGA